In Alphaproteobacteria bacterium, the following proteins share a genomic window:
- a CDS encoding AsmA-like C-terminal domain-containing protein — protein MNYRFFRLLLRLVAVLAAGLVVAGGLLAWRLSAGPLEIGMLAPSFSRGLSDAMGGLAVEVGPPALTWSGFGRAFDLRLPDVVVRDDLGQPLVRLADVAVSFSATALLSGRLQPSVIELVRPNLRAVLAEDGSLTLGIGDSAALSLDRLLSLATPDPSNRQGAPLRFAVRDGAVRLDDRLNGRLWQAVDVNLTIIAAGATGPTAPSRIGMVSGLSLILDGRPVPFTATASYSATAGPASDRPAAVLDGRLVAPELRMGEALALARIGLPEGWHASGEFAAELDFRLRGGRLESLAVGARGRDGVIANDQRLPRPLSLASLEARGHWRPATGSWGLDRLVADLGEFRLAAQGSLRPAVDATSLTGGAGADGDAVDPDAVVVAPDAATMQAGFRLAGEVFVQDIPMDMAKALLPDVASGGEVGAWVDGNLADGRFTRIALAVEAQSPGDSPFAFAAPRISGSFDYSGVTVHYFRQLDAARDVAGSGTFSPEQLDLDIVSGDIAGLSIGHAQLSLTGLDTAFPVGQADLVVRGQTAQFLRVMDRPPLGIASRLGLPPADVAGRAAWRLRVGFPVGPARPGSETRVIAAANLSGLSLPNIGGGLPLDDGSFHMIVSNDGMRLEGQGLVAGIPAEVGVRQSFVRGAPVPRQTRLRAVLDDAGRAALGLPGGDLLRGVVGIDATLSERAAAPTAALVSLDLSSATFDVPPLGWRKPPDMPAEARLTFDLTAVADGPPAIAAIDTIRLVAGDPAAGGMLATGAVTLAPDGAVDSLTLRELRVGQTDARGQMRLAADGVWLIDVEGNSLDVGGLLNTGDDDQAATAAATTADDRPATVPPMRLSVRVSSLWLGPGQLVDQALLAADHDGVRLARLDLSGQVGRGAPLLVQLTPVAGGRALRVHSDDAGAALRALGLFDRVFGGRMEVRAAYDDSQDPALMTGRLQMVDFRTVSDPVVARIAALMEIDAAEEFLVGEIGFTFASLIVPFTRLGDIITISEGRAVGAQLGLSADGTIDLSADTLDIEGTAAPIYAINSVVGRIPILGPLIAGGQDEGLFAATYTARGSLAEPDVSVNVLSVFTPGLLRNIFGIFTGDPSTVDVPPLDADNRR, from the coding sequence GTGAACTACCGTTTCTTTCGCCTGCTGCTTCGTCTGGTGGCCGTCCTCGCCGCCGGCCTGGTTGTTGCCGGCGGGCTGCTGGCCTGGCGTCTGTCGGCCGGTCCGCTGGAGATCGGCATGCTGGCGCCATCATTCTCGCGCGGTCTGTCGGATGCCATGGGTGGCCTGGCGGTGGAGGTCGGGCCACCGGCTCTGACGTGGTCGGGCTTTGGCCGGGCCTTCGATCTGCGCCTGCCGGACGTGGTGGTGCGCGACGATTTGGGGCAGCCGCTGGTCCGCCTGGCTGATGTGGCGGTCAGCTTTTCGGCGACCGCGTTGCTGTCAGGGCGATTGCAGCCATCGGTGATCGAACTGGTGCGGCCCAACCTCCGGGCCGTACTGGCGGAAGACGGCAGCCTCACTCTTGGAATTGGTGACAGCGCGGCGCTGTCGCTTGATCGGTTGCTGTCGCTGGCAACGCCGGACCCGTCGAATCGGCAGGGTGCCCCGCTGCGGTTCGCCGTGCGTGACGGGGCGGTGCGTCTCGACGACCGCCTGAATGGCCGCTTGTGGCAGGCCGTTGATGTCAACCTGACAATCATCGCTGCCGGCGCCACCGGGCCGACCGCGCCCAGTCGCATCGGCATGGTGTCGGGCCTGTCTTTGATTCTTGATGGCCGTCCTGTGCCGTTTACGGCCACGGCCTCCTACAGTGCAACAGCAGGGCCGGCGTCGGACCGCCCTGCCGCCGTCCTCGACGGCCGTCTGGTGGCGCCGGAACTGCGCATGGGCGAGGCCCTGGCGCTGGCCAGGATCGGTTTGCCGGAGGGCTGGCATGCCAGCGGTGAATTCGCGGCCGAACTTGATTTTCGTCTGCGGGGCGGCCGTCTCGAAAGTCTGGCGGTCGGTGCGCGCGGCCGCGATGGTGTCATTGCCAATGACCAGCGCCTGCCGCGACCGCTGTCGCTGGCCTCGCTGGAGGCGCGGGGTCACTGGCGACCGGCTACAGGGAGTTGGGGGCTGGACCGGCTGGTGGCGGACCTGGGAGAATTTCGCCTCGCCGCCCAGGGCAGTCTGCGGCCGGCGGTGGACGCCACCAGCCTGACCGGGGGCGCGGGTGCGGACGGCGACGCGGTCGATCCTGACGCGGTGGTCGTGGCGCCCGACGCCGCCACCATGCAGGCGGGTTTTCGTCTGGCCGGGGAAGTATTCGTCCAGGACATACCCATGGACATGGCCAAGGCCCTGCTGCCGGACGTTGCCAGCGGCGGTGAGGTTGGGGCGTGGGTCGACGGAAATCTGGCCGACGGTCGTTTTACACGGATTGCTCTGGCGGTTGAGGCGCAATCGCCGGGCGATTCGCCTTTCGCGTTTGCTGCGCCCCGGATCTCCGGCTCGTTCGACTATAGCGGTGTTACGGTGCACTACTTCCGTCAGTTGGATGCGGCACGTGATGTAGCCGGGTCGGGCACTTTTTCACCGGAACAGCTCGATCTTGATATCGTCTCCGGCGACATCGCCGGGCTTTCCATCGGCCACGCCCAGCTATCCCTGACCGGTCTCGATACAGCCTTTCCCGTGGGTCAGGCTGATCTCGTGGTGCGCGGCCAGACGGCACAGTTCCTCCGTGTCATGGATCGCCCGCCCCTTGGCATCGCCAGCCGGCTCGGCCTGCCGCCGGCGGATGTGGCCGGGCGTGCCGCATGGCGCCTCAGGGTCGGTTTTCCGGTGGGCCCGGCCCGGCCGGGCAGCGAAACCCGGGTAATCGCCGCGGCCAATCTGAGTGGCTTGTCCCTGCCCAATATCGGTGGCGGCCTGCCGCTGGACGACGGGTCCTTCCACATGATCGTCAGCAATGACGGGATGCGGCTGGAAGGTCAGGGGCTGGTAGCCGGCATTCCGGCGGAGGTGGGTGTGCGCCAGTCTTTTGTGCGTGGCGCGCCGGTGCCGCGCCAGACCCGCCTGCGTGCTGTGCTGGATGATGCCGGACGTGCCGCCCTCGGTCTGCCGGGTGGCGATCTGCTGCGGGGTGTGGTTGGAATTGATGCCACGCTTAGTGAGCGTGCGGCCGCGCCGACCGCCGCTCTCGTCTCCCTCGATCTCTCGTCCGCAACCTTCGACGTGCCGCCGCTCGGCTGGCGCAAGCCACCGGACATGCCGGCCGAGGCGCGCCTGACATTCGATCTGACGGCGGTTGCGGACGGTCCGCCGGCTATCGCCGCCATCGACACGATCCGTCTCGTGGCCGGTGATCCGGCGGCCGGCGGCATGCTGGCCACCGGCGCCGTGACCCTGGCGCCGGACGGCGCGGTGGACAGCCTGACCCTGCGCGAGCTGCGCGTCGGCCAGACCGATGCCCGTGGCCAGATGCGGTTGGCGGCCGATGGTGTCTGGCTGATCGACGTAGAAGGCAACAGCCTGGATGTAGGTGGATTGCTCAACACCGGTGATGACGACCAGGCCGCAACCGCCGCCGCAACCACTGCCGACGACCGGCCCGCGACGGTGCCGCCCATGCGCCTCAGCGTCCGGGTCAGCTCGCTGTGGCTTGGTCCCGGGCAGTTGGTGGACCAGGCACTGCTGGCGGCTGACCATGACGGGGTGCGGCTGGCCCGCCTTGATCTGTCCGGGCAGGTCGGACGCGGCGCCCCCCTGCTGGTGCAACTGACGCCGGTTGCCGGCGGTCGTGCGCTGCGGGTTCACAGTGACGATGCCGGGGCGGCGCTGCGGGCGCTGGGTCTTTTTGATCGCGTCTTCGGCGGCCGTATGGAGGTGCGGGCCGCCTATGACGACAGCCAGGATCCGGCGCTGATGACGGGTCGGCTGCAGATGGTGGATTTCCGCACCGTCAGCGATCCGGTGGTGGCGCGGATCGCGGCATTGATGGAGATTGATGCGGCGGAGGAGTTTCTCGTCGGCGAAATCGGTTTCACCTTCGCCAGCCTCATTGTGCCGTTCACCCGCCTGGGTGACATCATCACTATCAGCGAAGGACGGGCGGTCGGCGCCCAACTGGGCCTGTCCGCCGACGGCACCATTGATCTGTCCGCCGACACACTGGACATAGAGGGTACCGCGGCTCCCATCTATGCCATTAACAGCGTTGTCGGCCGCATCCCGATCCTCGGGCCGCTCATCGCCGGCGGCCAGGACGAAGGGCTGTTCGCCGCTACCTACACCGCGCGCGGTTCGCTGGCCGAGCCCGATGTCTCGGTCAATGTCCTGTCGGTCTTTACGCCCGGTCTGCTGCGCAACATCTTCGGTATCTTCACCGGCGACCCCTCTACCGTGGATGTGCCGCCGCTGGACGCGGACAACAGGCGCTAG
- a CDS encoding anhydro-N-acetylmuramic acid kinase, with translation MSAPPVRTVIGLMSGTSADGIDAAVLETDGRMVVRPGPFITVPYEPPMRARLLAALGPESDPASAAVQALAADLTALHGRAVADLLHEAGLTPRQVALIGFHGHTLWHDPGQGRTCQIGDGAALARATGITVVNDFRAADMAAGGQGAPLAPLYHAARAATLARPLAVLNLGGVGNVTWIGSDGDDEWPVLLAFDTGPGNALLDDWMAGRTGAARDDDGRAAARGRADAALLAQLMARPWFDRPPPKSLDRQDFAGALAAITAAGLATDDGAATLTALTAAAVAAGTRWFPTAARRWLVSGGGRHNPVLMAALARRLGCPAAAVAPVEAVGWRGDALEAEAFAWLAVRSADGLPLSLPTTTGVARPTTGGVRHHPMP, from the coding sequence ATTTCTGCTCCCCCAGTCCGCACCGTCATCGGCCTCATGAGCGGCACCTCGGCCGACGGCATAGACGCCGCCGTTCTGGAGACCGATGGCCGGATGGTGGTGCGTCCCGGCCCGTTCATCACTGTTCCCTATGAGCCACCCATGCGGGCGCGCCTGCTGGCCGCCCTCGGCCCTGAATCGGATCCGGCATCGGCCGCGGTGCAGGCGCTGGCCGCCGACCTGACGGCGCTGCACGGCCGCGCCGTTGCTGACCTGCTGCATGAGGCCGGCCTGACGCCGCGTCAGGTGGCGCTGATTGGCTTTCACGGCCACACCCTGTGGCATGATCCAGGACAGGGCCGCACCTGCCAGATTGGCGATGGCGCGGCACTCGCCCGCGCCACCGGGATCACGGTGGTCAATGATTTCCGCGCCGCCGACATGGCCGCCGGCGGGCAGGGCGCGCCGCTGGCGCCGCTCTATCATGCGGCCCGGGCGGCGACCCTGGCCCGGCCTCTGGCCGTGCTCAATCTGGGTGGCGTCGGCAATGTGACGTGGATCGGTAGCGACGGAGATGACGAGTGGCCAGTCCTGCTGGCCTTCGACACCGGCCCGGGCAACGCTTTGCTCGATGACTGGATGGCCGGACGGACCGGCGCGGCCCGTGATGACGATGGCCGGGCGGCGGCTCGCGGTCGCGCCGACGCGGCGCTGCTGGCGCAGCTCATGGCGCGTCCCTGGTTCGACCGGCCGCCGCCCAAGAGCCTCGACCGTCAGGACTTTGCCGGCGCGCTGGCCGCTATCACCGCCGCTGGCCTGGCCACCGACGATGGCGCGGCCACACTTACCGCCCTGACCGCTGCGGCCGTGGCCGCCGGCACCCGTTGGTTCCCGACCGCCGCGCGACGCTGGCTGGTCAGCGGTGGTGGCCGCCACAACCCGGTCCTGATGGCCGCCCTCGCCCGCCGGCTTGGCTGTCCGGCGGCGGCGGTGGCGCCGGTGGAGGCGGTCGGCTGGCGCGGTGACGCGCTGGAGGCAGAGGCTTTCGCCTGGCTCGCCGTGCGCAGCGCCGATGGCCTGCCGCTCAGCCTGCCGACCACCACCGGCGTTGCTCGCCCCACCACCGGCGGTGTGCGCCACCACCCGATGCCCTGA
- a CDS encoding RidA family protein, producing MIEKLVPPTMAKPASAYAHGAVIPAGARTLHVSGQLGLAADGRVGNGAAEQLELAFINVLAVVEAAGMTAMDLAKITAFLTNTDQIPAFRETRDRLLPGVACASSMVIVSALAAPPFLVEIEAVAARA from the coding sequence ATGATCGAAAAACTGGTACCGCCGACGATGGCAAAGCCGGCCAGCGCCTATGCGCACGGCGCGGTGATTCCCGCCGGCGCGCGCACCCTGCACGTCTCCGGCCAGCTTGGCCTGGCGGCCGACGGCCGGGTCGGTAACGGGGCGGCAGAACAACTGGAACTGGCCTTTATCAACGTCCTGGCGGTGGTCGAGGCGGCAGGGATGACGGCCATGGATCTGGCCAAGATCACCGCCTTCCTGACCAACACCGACCAGATTCCGGCTTTCCGGGAGACCCGCGACCGCCTGCTCCCCGGGGTCGCCTGCGCCTCGTCCATGGTTATCGTCAGCGCCCTGGCCGCGCCGCCATTTCTGGTGGAAATCGAGGCGGTTGCGGCGCGCGCCTGA
- the tyrS gene encoding tyrosine--tRNA ligase produces the protein MAQAPETRDFLAVMRQRGFIHQATDEDALAAALKDGPLTAYVGYDATADSLHAGSLVSLMMLRWLQKTGNRPIILMGGGTTRIGDPTWRDESRKMLDDATITANIAGIRQVMGRLFTFGDGPGDAMMVNNADWLDGLGYVDFLRDYGPHFSVNRMLTMDSVKLRLERDQPLSFLEFNYMILQAYDFLELARRHNCVLQMGGSDQWGNIIAGIELGRRVDQRQLFGLTCPLITTASGAKMGKTADGAVWLNPDRLSAWDYWQYWRNAEDADVGRFLKLYSELPMAEIARLEALQGAELNAAKAVLATEATAMIHGRPAAEEAAATAERVFAGGGLEGLPEIDLAGERLAAGVGVLTLLVEAGLAASNGEARRLVRGGGARLNDKAISDEGLVVDMAAATDGAFKLSAGRKRHVRVRLV, from the coding sequence ATGGCGCAAGCACCCGAGACCCGTGATTTCCTGGCCGTCATGCGGCAGCGCGGCTTCATCCATCAGGCGACCGATGAGGATGCGCTGGCGGCGGCCCTGAAAGACGGGCCGTTGACCGCCTATGTGGGCTATGACGCCACCGCCGACAGCCTGCACGCCGGCAGTCTGGTGTCGCTGATGATGCTGCGCTGGCTGCAGAAGACCGGCAACCGGCCGATCATCCTGATGGGTGGTGGCACCACCCGCATCGGCGATCCGACATGGCGCGACGAGTCCCGCAAGATGCTGGACGACGCCACCATCACTGCCAACATCGCCGGCATCCGCCAGGTCATGGGCCGGCTGTTCACCTTCGGCGATGGGCCGGGCGACGCCATGATGGTCAATAACGCGGACTGGCTGGACGGCCTCGGCTATGTGGATTTCCTGCGCGACTACGGTCCGCACTTCTCGGTCAATCGCATGCTGACCATGGACAGCGTCAAGCTGCGCCTGGAGCGCGACCAGCCCCTGAGCTTTCTCGAGTTCAACTACATGATCCTCCAGGCCTATGACTTTCTGGAGCTGGCCCGGCGCCATAACTGCGTGCTGCAGATGGGCGGTTCCGACCAGTGGGGCAATATCATCGCCGGCATCGAGCTTGGCCGGCGCGTCGATCAGCGCCAACTGTTCGGCCTGACCTGCCCGCTGATTACCACCGCCAGCGGCGCCAAGATGGGCAAGACGGCGGACGGCGCGGTGTGGCTCAACCCGGATCGCCTGTCGGCCTGGGACTATTGGCAGTACTGGCGTAATGCGGAGGACGCCGATGTGGGACGGTTCCTCAAGCTCTACAGCGAACTGCCGATGGCCGAGATCGCCCGGCTGGAAGCGCTGCAGGGGGCCGAGCTGAACGCCGCCAAGGCGGTGCTGGCGACCGAGGCGACGGCCATGATCCATGGCCGTCCGGCGGCGGAGGAAGCGGCGGCCACAGCCGAACGGGTGTTCGCCGGCGGCGGCCTTGAAGGCCTGCCGGAGATTGACCTGGCGGGTGAGCGACTGGCCGCCGGGGTCGGGGTCCTGACCCTGCTGGTGGAGGCCGGTCTGGCGGCCAGCAATGGCGAAGCCAGACGGCTGGTGCGCGGCGGCGGCGCCAGGCTCAACGACAAGGCGATCAGCGACGAGGGCCTGGTGGTGGACATGGCGGCAGCCACCGATGGCGCGTTCAAGCTGTCGGCCGGACGCAAACGTCACGTCAGGGTGCGGCTGGTGTGA
- a CDS encoding bifunctional [glutamine synthetase] adenylyltransferase/[glutamine synthetase]-adenylyl-L-tyrosine phosphorylase: MSRLTEGLDPLPALAREPGEAAGEAYTAAVHRWQEAIDGLEEPLRRQCAALADDAAGRAVLDRVFAFSPFLSAIATADPAFTLRIFSEGADAGVRLARDELAAAVNGGSDGGPPTTDGLMRALRQARRRTALAIALADIAGAWRLDQVTAALSDFASEALRLACRHLLGEMAASGLITPGDPAQPDAGSGLVVLGMGKLGARELNYSSDVDLIVLYDDEAIASPRPDELQAAFVRLARGLVRIMQEATRDGYVMRMDLRLRPDPAATPLAVSVHAAETYYESLGQNWERAAMIKARPVAGDIEAGERFLAHLRPFMWRRHLDFAAIQDIHSIKRQINAHRGGQTLELDGHNVKLGRGGIREIEFFAQTQQLIWGGRDATVRQAPTREALHALATAGRVLPLVAVELGGAYELLRRVEHRLQMIDDQQTHSLPATAAGRARLARFMGYGGTDGPARFDGELLAALQLVERRFGELFQDAPELGRGAGDSTGPDGAATVGNLVFTGSDDDPDTLATLADLGFDNPVAVSGIIRGWHHGRYRAMRSARARELLTELTPTLLQSLAGTVHPSGALANFDSFLGRLPAGVQLFSMFAANPSLLSLVVDIMGDAPRLAETLSRNPGLIDAMLSGDFFAPPGDRAILESELAVLLKQAADYEDVLGIVRRWANERKFQVGVQVLRGRSVIDQAGRHYTHIAEAALNQLQPAVEAEFSRQHGHVPGGGFAIVAMGKLGSGELSPTSDIDLTFVYDAPPDVTASDGPKPLSPSHYYARFAQRVIAAITALTGDGRLYEIDMRLRPSGNAGPIASSLEAFTRYYGEAAWTWEHMALTQARALTGPDPLRRAIDHTIRQVLTRPRDGNTLRHDIADMRQRVARQHPPRGPWSPKYGAGGLMDLEFIAQFLMLAHGHAHAEVLGQGTADTFIRLGEAGVLPPATAQDLADTHRLWRAVQAILRLTMDRPFDPDAAPASVRTALTRATQSDSFDHLATRLSQATERARTVFMSLIGEPDDDAIKPNEEKKP, translated from the coding sequence GTGAGCCGGCTGACGGAGGGACTGGACCCTCTGCCGGCACTGGCCAGGGAACCGGGCGAAGCCGCCGGCGAGGCCTATACCGCCGCCGTCCACCGCTGGCAGGAAGCCATTGACGGACTGGAAGAACCCTTGCGGCGGCAGTGTGCGGCACTGGCCGACGACGCCGCCGGCCGCGCGGTTCTGGACCGTGTATTCGCCTTCAGCCCGTTCCTGTCCGCCATTGCCACCGCCGACCCGGCCTTTACGCTGCGGATATTCAGCGAGGGGGCCGACGCCGGCGTGAGACTGGCCCGCGACGAGCTGGCAGCGGCGGTCAATGGTGGCAGTGATGGCGGACCGCCGACCACCGACGGGTTGATGCGCGCGCTCCGTCAGGCACGGCGGCGCACGGCGCTGGCCATCGCGCTGGCAGATATCGCCGGCGCCTGGCGGCTGGACCAGGTGACCGCCGCCCTGTCGGATTTTGCCAGTGAGGCCCTGCGGCTGGCCTGCCGCCACCTGCTGGGTGAGATGGCGGCGAGCGGACTGATCACGCCGGGCGACCCGGCGCAGCCCGATGCGGGCAGCGGCCTGGTGGTGCTGGGCATGGGCAAGCTGGGCGCTCGCGAGCTGAACTACTCCAGCGACGTGGACCTGATCGTCCTCTATGACGACGAGGCCATCGCCAGCCCGCGACCGGACGAACTGCAGGCGGCCTTCGTGCGGTTGGCCCGCGGTCTGGTGCGGATCATGCAGGAGGCCACCCGCGACGGCTATGTGATGCGGATGGACCTGCGCCTGCGCCCGGACCCGGCCGCGACACCGCTGGCCGTGTCGGTCCACGCCGCAGAAACCTACTACGAGAGTCTTGGCCAGAACTGGGAACGGGCGGCCATGATCAAGGCGCGGCCGGTGGCCGGCGACATTGAAGCGGGCGAACGCTTTCTGGCCCATCTGCGTCCGTTCATGTGGCGACGGCATCTGGACTTTGCCGCCATCCAGGACATTCACTCCATCAAGCGACAGATCAATGCCCATCGCGGCGGCCAGACGCTGGAGCTGGACGGACACAATGTGAAGCTTGGCCGCGGCGGCATCCGCGAGATCGAGTTCTTCGCCCAGACCCAGCAACTGATCTGGGGCGGCCGCGATGCCACCGTACGGCAGGCGCCGACCCGCGAGGCCCTGCACGCCCTGGCCACCGCCGGCCGCGTTCTGCCGCTGGTGGCGGTGGAGCTGGGCGGCGCTTATGAATTGTTGCGCCGGGTAGAGCACCGTCTGCAGATGATCGACGACCAGCAGACCCACAGCCTGCCGGCGACGGCGGCCGGGCGCGCCCGCCTTGCCCGTTTCATGGGCTATGGCGGGACAGACGGTCCGGCTCGCTTCGACGGTGAACTGCTGGCGGCGCTGCAACTGGTGGAACGTCGTTTTGGCGAGCTGTTCCAGGACGCGCCGGAACTGGGTCGGGGCGCAGGCGACAGCACCGGCCCTGACGGTGCGGCGACGGTAGGCAATCTGGTATTCACCGGCAGCGATGACGACCCCGATACGCTGGCCACCCTGGCCGATCTTGGCTTCGACAATCCGGTGGCGGTCAGTGGCATCATCCGCGGCTGGCATCACGGCCGCTATCGCGCCATGCGCAGCGCCCGCGCGCGCGAGTTGCTGACCGAGCTGACGCCGACCCTGCTCCAGTCGCTGGCCGGCACAGTGCATCCGTCCGGCGCCCTGGCCAATTTCGATTCCTTCCTGGGTCGTCTGCCGGCCGGGGTGCAGCTCTTTTCCATGTTCGCCGCCAACCCGTCCCTACTGAGCCTGGTGGTGGACATCATGGGGGACGCACCGCGCCTGGCCGAAACTCTGTCGCGCAACCCGGGCCTGATCGACGCCATGCTGAGTGGCGATTTCTTCGCCCCCCCTGGCGACCGGGCGATACTGGAGAGCGAGCTGGCGGTTCTGCTGAAGCAGGCCGCCGACTATGAGGACGTGCTGGGAATCGTGCGTCGCTGGGCCAATGAGCGAAAGTTCCAGGTGGGGGTGCAGGTGCTGCGCGGACGAAGCGTCATCGACCAGGCCGGCCGCCACTACACCCACATTGCCGAAGCGGCGCTGAACCAGTTGCAGCCGGCGGTCGAAGCCGAGTTCAGCCGGCAGCACGGACATGTCCCCGGCGGCGGCTTTGCCATCGTCGCCATGGGCAAGCTGGGCAGTGGCGAGCTGTCGCCGACCTCTGACATCGACCTCACCTTCGTCTATGACGCGCCGCCGGACGTGACCGCCAGCGACGGGCCGAAGCCGCTGTCCCCCAGCCACTATTATGCCCGTTTCGCCCAGCGCGTCATTGCCGCGATCACCGCGCTTACCGGCGATGGCCGGCTATATGAAATCGACATGCGTCTGCGCCCGTCCGGCAATGCCGGTCCCATCGCATCATCGCTTGAAGCCTTCACCCGCTACTATGGCGAGGCAGCCTGGACATGGGAGCATATGGCCCTGACCCAGGCGCGCGCCCTGACCGGACCGGATCCGTTGCGCCGGGCCATAGACCACACCATTCGCCAGGTCCTGACCCGACCACGCGATGGGAACACACTGCGCCACGACATTGCCGACATGCGCCAGCGCGTTGCCCGCCAGCACCCGCCGCGCGGACCCTGGAGTCCGAAATACGGTGCGGGCGGCCTGATGGACCTTGAGTTCATCGCGCAGTTTCTGATGCTGGCCCATGGCCATGCGCACGCCGAGGTACTGGGCCAGGGCACGGCCGACACCTTCATTCGCCTGGGCGAGGCCGGCGTACTGCCGCCGGCCACCGCACAGGATCTGGCCGACACACACCGCCTGTGGCGGGCCGTGCAGGCGATCCTGCGCCTGACCATGGACCGGCCCTTCGATCCCGACGCCGCGCCGGCCAGCGTCAGGACGGCGCTGACCCGGGCGACGCAGAGCGACAGCTTCGACCATCTGGCGACACGCCTCAGCCAGGCAACAGAACGGGCCCGCACCGTATTCATGAGCCTGATCGGCGAGCCCGACGACGACGCCATCAAACCGAACGAGGAGAAAAAGCCATGA
- a CDS encoding TRAP transporter substrate-binding protein, translated as MKRFRLSHLVVAGALFAVAAAAPLALAADVLRIGSFTPVTGVNNVKSVPAFIEAVEAASNGALTIEHYPGGSLGPSPVAQLKLVEDGVADIAEVVASYTPGRFPELSIFELPFLADNNLEGGLAAWEMYERGYLSGFEDLMLVGIIESGPYGIHGNFPINSLDDLRGKKIRAAGPIQGEIVRRLGAVPVGNIPATQIAESISRGLLDGTLMTISGIYGFGIAEVATHHLPEIELGSVSVPYPMRRDRYEALSPEAKAAFDEYAGAWFTRVLGENLNANEAEFRGTLASDPTHTIYTWSVAEMNKARALLAGIEAEWDQPNAAGVNLYQELQQILADVRIMN; from the coding sequence ATGAAGCGGTTCCGTCTTTCGCACCTGGTCGTTGCCGGCGCCCTGTTCGCCGTCGCCGCGGCCGCGCCATTGGCGCTTGCTGCGGATGTTCTGCGCATCGGCAGTTTCACGCCGGTCACCGGCGTCAACAACGTCAAGTCCGTACCGGCCTTTATCGAGGCGGTCGAGGCGGCCTCCAACGGCGCCCTGACCATAGAGCACTATCCAGGCGGCAGTCTGGGGCCGAGCCCCGTCGCCCAGCTCAAGCTGGTGGAGGACGGTGTCGCCGACATCGCCGAGGTGGTGGCCAGCTATACGCCGGGCCGCTTTCCGGAGCTCTCCATTTTTGAGTTGCCCTTCCTCGCCGATAACAATCTGGAAGGCGGGCTCGCCGCGTGGGAAATGTATGAGCGGGGTTATCTCAGCGGCTTCGAGGACCTGATGCTGGTCGGCATCATCGAGTCCGGTCCCTACGGCATCCACGGCAACTTCCCGATCAATTCCCTGGACGATCTGCGTGGTAAGAAAATCCGCGCCGCCGGACCGATTCAGGGCGAGATTGTCCGCCGTCTCGGCGCCGTGCCGGTCGGCAATATTCCGGCCACCCAGATCGCCGAGTCCATCAGCCGCGGTCTGCTCGACGGCACGCTGATGACCATTTCCGGTATCTATGGCTTCGGCATCGCCGAGGTGGCCACCCATCACCTGCCGGAAATTGAGCTTGGCTCCGTCAGTGTGCCCTATCCCATGCGTCGGGACCGCTATGAGGCCCTGTCGCCGGAGGCGAAAGCCGCCTTTGACGAGTATGCCGGCGCCTGGTTCACGCGGGTTCTGGGCGAGAACCTCAATGCCAATGAGGCCGAGTTCCGCGGCACCCTGGCCAGCGACCCCACGCACACGATCTATACGTGGAGCGTGGCGGAAATGAACAAGGCCCGTGCACTCCTCGCCGGTATAGAGGCGGAGTGGGACCAGCCCAACGCCGCCGGCGTCAACCTGTATCAGGAGCTGCAGCAGATCCTGGCCGACGTCCGGATCATGAACTAG